From Carya illinoinensis cultivar Pawnee chromosome 5, C.illinoinensisPawnee_v1, whole genome shotgun sequence, one genomic window encodes:
- the LOC122308747 gene encoding NADH dehydrogenase [ubiquinone] flavoprotein 1, mitochondrial-like, with product MAPIKGIPYLRRTALAWRHSNVRGLGFRTFSTQGAPTANTPQPPPPPPPPEKTHFGGLKDEDRIFTNLYGLHDPFLKGAMKRGDWYRTKDLVLKGADWIVNEMKKSGLRGRGGAGFPSGLKWSFMPKVSDGRPSYLVVNADESEPGTCKDREIMRHDPHKLLEGCLIAGVGMRASAAYIYIRGEYVNERINLERARKEAYESGLLGKNACGSGYDFDVHIHYGAGAYICGEETALLESLEGKQGKPRLKPPFPANAGLYGCPTTVTNVETVAVSPTILRRGPEWFASFGRKNNSGTKLYCVSGHVNKPCTVEEEMSIPLKELIERHCGGVRGGWDNLLAIIPGGSSVPLLPKHICDDVLMDYDALKAVQSGLGTAAVIVMDKSTDVVDAIARLSYFYKHESCGQCTPCREGTGWLWMIMERLKVGNAKLEEIDMLQEVTKQIEGHTICALGDAAAWPVQGLIRHFRPELERRIKERAEKELLEAAA from the exons ATG GCACCCATCAAGGGTATTCCTTATTTGCGAAGGACAGCTTTGGCTTGGCGCCACAGTAACGTGAGGGGCCTTGGCTTTAGAACATTCAGCACTCAGGGTGCCCCAACTGCTAATACTCCACAGCCTCCACCACCTCCCCCACCGCCAGAGAAAACCCATTTTGGTGGTTTGAAAGATGAAGATCgaatttttacaaacttataTGGATTGCATGACCCTTTTCTCAAAGGTGCCATGAAACGAGGCGACTGGTACAGAACCAAAGACTTAGTACTTAAGGGTGCTGATTGGATTGTCAATGAAATGAAGAAGTCCGGCCTCCGTGGACGTGGTGGTGCTGGTTTTCCATCCGGCCTAAAGTGGTCTTTCATGCCAAAAGTATCTGATGGTCGTCCTTCATATCTTGTTGTCAACGCTGATGAAAGTGAACCTGGAACCTGTAAGGACAGGGAAATTATGCGGCACGATCCACACAAACTATTGGAGGGTTGTCTAATTGCTGGGGTAGGGATGAGGGCTAGTGCAGCGTATATCTACATAAGAGGTGAGTATGTGAATGAACGAATAAACCTTGAAAGGGCAAGAAAGGAAGCCTATGAATCTGGATTATTGGGCAAGAATGCATGTGGATCCGGTTATGATTTTGATGTTCATATACACTATGGAGCTGGGGCTTATATTTGTGGTGAAGAAACGGCACTTTTGGAGAGTCTTGAAGGGAAACAAGGGAAACCAAGATTGAAGCCTCCTTTCCCTGCCAATGCAGGGTTATATGGCTGCCCTACCACTGTGACAAATGTGGAAACAGTGGCTGTTTCTCCAACCATTTTAAGGCGTGGACCTGAGTGGTTTGCCAGTTTTGGTAGGAAGAATAATTCTGGGACAAAATTGTATTGCGTATCTGGACACGTGAACAAGCCTTGCACCGTTGAAGAGGAGATGAGTATACCATTGAAAGAGTTGATAGAAAGGCACTGTGGAGGTGTTAGAGGTGGATGGGACAATTTACTTGCTATAATTCCAGGTGGTTCATCTGTGCCACTCCTTCCCAAGCACATATGTGACGATGTGCTGATGGATTACGATGCACTCAAGGCTGTCCAGTCAGGATTGGGGACTGCGGCTGTGATTGTGATGGATAAATCAACCGATGTTGTAGATGCAATTGCAAGGCTTTCTTACTTCTACAAGCATGAGAGCTGTGGGCAATGCACACCTTGTCGGGAGGGGACAGGATGGCTTTGGATGATTATGGAAAGATTGAAAGTTGGGAATGCAAAGCTGGAAGAAATTGACATGCTTCAGGAGGTAACCAAACAGATTGAAGGGCACACAATCTGTGCATTGGGGGATGCTGCTGCTTGGCCTGTGCAGGGTCTTATTAGGCACTTTAGGCCAGAGCTTGAGAGAAGGATCAAGGAGCGTGCCGAGAAGGAGTTACTGGAGGCTGCTGCTTAA